TCCGCCGCGCCATCGCCCGCCCGGTGCAGAAGCTGGCCGCCGAGGTCAGGGCGGTCACCGAGGACGACCTGCACCGCGAAGTGCGCGCCGGCGGGCCGCGCGAGCTGGTCCAGCTGGGTGCCGACGTGGAGGACATGCGCCGCCGGATCGTCGCCGAGCTGGCCGAGCTGAAGCACGCGCGGGACGAACTGCGGCGGTCCAACTCCGACCTCGAGCAGTTCGCCTACGTCGCCTCGCACGACCTGCAGGAGCCGCTGCGCAAGGTGGCCAGCTTCTGCCAGCTGCTGCAGCGCCGCTACCAGGGCCAGCTCGACGAGCGCGGCGACCAGTACATCGAGTTCGCGGTGGACGGCGCCCGCCGGATGCAGGCGCTGATCAACGACCTGCTGGCGTTCTCCAGGGTGGGCCGAAAAACCGGTGAGACCGCCGAAGTCGACTCCGCGAAACTGGTCGGCCAGGCGATGCGGAACGTGGAGTCGGTCGCCGAGGAGGCGGGCGCCACCATCACCCACGGCGAGCTGCCGGTGGTGCACGGCGAAGCCACCCTGCTCACCGGCGTGTTCCAGAACCTGCTGAGCAACGCGCTGAAGTTTCGAGGGGAAGAGCCGCCGGAGATCCGGATCGAGGCGGAACGCGACGGGGACGACTGGGTCTTCTCGGTCACCGACAACGGCATCGGCATCGAAGCCGAGTACGCCGACCGCATCTTCGCCATCTTCCAGCGGCTGCACCCGAAGAGCGCCTATCCGGGCACCGGCATCGGCCTGGCGATGTGCCGCAAGATCGTGGAGTACCACGGTGGCCGCATCTGGCTGGACACCGAGGCACCGGCCGGGCGCACCCGGTTCCGCTTCACCCTGCCGGTCAACCCCCGGACCTCCGCCGAAAACACGGAAAACACAGAGAGCGAGCCATCGTGAGCGATTCACTGGCCCCGATCGACATCCTGCTGGTCGAGGACGACCCCGGCGACGTGCTGATGACCAAGGAAGCGTTCGAGCACCACAAGATCCGCAATTCGCTGCACGTGGTCAGCGACGGCGTGGAGGCGCTGGACTTCCTGCGGCGCGACGGCGAGTACGCCGACGCGCCGCGCCCCGGGCTGATCCTGCTCGACCTGAACCTGCCGAAGAAGGACGGCCGCCAGGTGCTCGCCGAGATCAAGGCCGAGCCGGAACTGCGCAGCATCCCGGTGGTGGTGCTGACCACCTCCGAGGCCGAGGAGGACATCCTGCGCAGCTACGACCTGCACGCCAACGCCTACGTCACCAAGCCGGTCGACTTCGAGCGCTTCGTCGAGGTGGTCCGCCAGATCGACGACTTCTTCGTCACCGTGGTCAAGCTGCCGAAGTAGCCGGCGCGCCGAAGTCGGCTTCGGTGCGGTCGCGGTCGACGTACATCGACCAGGCGGTGTCGGCGATGTCATCGGGGTCGAGGGTGCCGATGCCCTCCAGTGAAGCGTTCCGGTCCAGGAACGAGCGGTGGATGTCGCCGCGTTCGATCAGCCCGCCGATGGTGAGCGTGGCCGCGTGGACGCCGCTCTCCTTCAGCGCTTCGGCGAGGGTGAGCACGTACATGCGCAGCGCGGCCGCGGCCGGTGCCAGGTTGCCCAGCATCGGCATGGGGATCTTGCCGCTGAGCCCGCCGCCGAAGAACAACGCGCCGTCGCCGCGCGAAACCATGCCGGGCAGCACCTCGCCGACCAGGGTGGCCGCCGCGGTGAGCATGCCACCGACCGGGGTCAGCAGGTCGTCCGCACCGGCCTCGGTGAGCGGCACGACGTCCAGCGTGTCCGGGCTGACCGGTCCGAAGTAGACGGTGTCGTAGCCGCCCAGGTCGCCGGTGATCTCGCCGAGCACGCGCTTGAGGTCCGCCGCGTCGTTGACGTCGGCGGTGTACGTGCGCGCTTCGATCCCCGCCGCGGTGAGGCTCGCGCGGTAGCCCTCGTGCCTGCGGTCGGTGCGGGACACCAGCGCCACCCGGAAACCCTCCCGGCCGAACCGGTGCGCCATCGACATGCCGAGCCCCGGTCCCGCACCGAGCACCACGAGCACCTTGCCTGCCGAATCCGTCATCGCCACTCCTCAGGTTCATGTTGAGGACGTCCTCAACTTATTTCGACGCTAGCGCTAACTTGAGGGAGTCGTCAACTTGCTAGGGTGAGCCCATGCGCCGCGACGCCCAGCTCAACCGCGAGAAGCTCATCGATTCGGCTCGCGCGCTCTTCGCCGAGCGCGGGCTGAACGTGGCGCTGGAGGAGGTCGCGCGCCGGGCCGGGGTGAGCATCGGCACGCTGTACAACCGGTTCCCGACCAGGGAGGACCTGTGCGCCGCGGTGTTCGCCGATCGGGTGGACACGGTGGTGCGCTCCGCCGAGAACGCGTTGGCCATGCCCGACGCGTGGGCGGGGTTCACCCTGTTCCTGGAGCAGATGTGCCTGCTGCAGGCGGCCGATCGCGGGTTCAACGACCTGGCCGCGCGCTGGCTGCCCCAGGCGGATCCGCGGCGCGGCTACGAGCTGATGTCGGAACTGGTCGCCCGCGCGCGGCGGGAGGGCGCGCTGCGCGAGGACTTCACCACCGAGGACCTGGCCTTCGTCACCTGGTCGATCACCAGGACCATCGAGGCCACCGCGGCGGTCAACCCGGAACTGTGGCGGCGGCACCTGGCGATGATCTGTGACGGCCTGCGTGCCGAGGCCGCGCATCCGCTGCCCGAGCCGCCCCTGCGACCGGAGCAGCTCGCCGGGATCATGCGCGGGGAGTGCTGAGCGCGTCCAGGAAGGCGGTCGCGGCCGGGCTCAACCCGGCCCGGCTCCAAACCAGGTATTCGACGCGGCCGGGCGCGCCGAGCACCGGAACGGTCGCGACCCCGGTCAGCTGCGGCGCGTAGGCCGACGGGAGCATGGCCACGCCGAGGCCCTGCCGGATGAGCTTGGCCATGAAATCCGCCGCGGTCACCTCGAAGGCCACCTCGCGGACCAGCCCGGCCGCGGCGAAGGCCTCGTCGGACTGCGCCCGTCCCGCCGTCCCGGCCGGGAAGTCCACAAAGGTCTCTTCGGTCAGCCGTCGAAGGTCCACTTCGGACGCTTCGGCCAGTGGGTGTTCTGGTGCGGTCACGGCGACGAGGTGGTCGCGGGCCAGCTCGCGCGAGTTCACCCCCTGCGGCCGCGCAGTGGTTGGCAGGCCGAGGAAAGCGACTTCGAGGCTGCCCTCCTTCACCGCTTCGACGAGTTCCTCGCTCGCGCCGGACCGCAGGCCGACGCGCACCTGGGGATAGCGCCGGTGGAATTCGCGCAGTGCCACCGGAATGTCCACCGCCGCCACGGTCGGGATCGCGCCGACGGTGAGCCTGCCCCGCACTTCGCCGATCGCCGCCGCGACCTCGGCGACGGCCCGGTCGGCGGCGTCGAGGCACTGCCGTGCCGCGGGCAGGAACGCCGCACCGGCGGCGGTCAGCCGGACCCGGCGGCTCGTGCGGTCGAACAGCTTCGCGCCCAGTTCGCGTTCCAGCCGGGCGATCTGGTGACTGAGCGCGGACTGGGCGACGAAGCAGCGCTCGGCGCCGCGGGTGAAGCTGTTCGTTTCGGCGACGGCGAGCACGTAGCGCAGGTGCTGGAGTTCCACGGATCTATCTTGAACCACGATCAATCCGGTGACAAACATGTATTGGACTCATGGACGCAGGTCAGCCACCTTGAAGAGGTGAACACGCTGACTGCTTCCGGGACCCTGCCCCGCATCGCGCTGACCGCCTTCGCGCCCGCCGTGTGGGGCACCACCTACGTCGTGACCACGGAACTCCTGCCGTCGGGCCACCCGTTGTTCGCGGGCCTGATGCGCGCGCTGCCCGCCGGGCTGATCGCGCTGGCGCTCACCCGGACGCTGCCGCGCGGTGCCTGGTGGTGGCGGGCGGCGGCGCTCGGCGTGCTGAACATCGGCCTGTTCTTCCCATTGCTGTTCACCGCCGCGGAACGGCTGCCCGGCGGGGTCGCGGCGACGCTGGGCGCCGGGCAGCCGCTCGTGGTCGCGCTGCTGGCGGTCGGCGTGCTGCACCAGCGGCCGTCGGCGGCCCGATTCGCCTGGGGGCTGGCCGGGGTGGCCGGGGTCGGGCTGGTGGTGCTCGGCCCGGCCGCCGGATTCGACGCCGTCGGCGTGCTCGCCGGGCTCGGCGGGGCGTTCGCGATGGCGCTGGGTGTCACGCTGACCAAGCGCTGGGGCCGCCCGGCCGGGGTCGGCCCCACCGCGTTCGCCGGCTGGCAGCTGACCGCGGGCGGGCTGTTCCTGGTGCCGGTCACCTTCGCCGTCGAAGGCGCGCCCCCGGCGATCGACCTGCCCGCCGCGGCCGGGTACCTCTGGCTCGGGCTGGTCGGCGGCCTGCTGGCCTACGTGCTGTGGTTCCGCGGCATCAGCCTCCTGCCGGTCACCTCGGTCGCCGTGCTGGGCCTGCTCTCCCCGATGGTCGCCGCGCTGCTCGGCGCACTGGTGCTCGGCCAGGAACTCGGCCCGGTGCAGCTGGCCGGCTTCGCGCTCGCGCTCACCGCGATGGTGGCCGGCCAGCTGCCCCACGAACGCGGGAACCAGCTGGGCGCGAAGCCCATCGACCAGCTCACCGGACAGTGCCTAGCCGCTGACCTCGCCGAACCAGGTGGTCAGCGCGTCCCGCAGTGACTCGGGTTCACCACCCACCCAGGCGAGGTGGCCGTCCGGGCGGATCAGCAGCGCGTCGGCCGGGCGGTCGTCGGCCTTCGCGGTGCGCACGTCCACGCGGTCGGCCCAGCCACCGGCGATCTCACGGAGGTCGTCACGACCGGCGAGATCGAGCAGGACCGGCCGGGCGGCGTGCAGGAGTTCCGCGACGCTGGTGGTGCCCTGATCGGTGTGCAGGACAAGGTCGGGCGCGAAGGTGCCGGTCAGCGGGTGCCCGTCACCCGTCGGGTAGCGAAGGTCCGCCCCGGCGACCAGCGCGCCGAGGCGGCGAGCGGGCTGCTCGTCGGCGAGCAGTTCCTGGAAGACCGCCCGCAGCGCCTCGCCCGCGGCGTCCTGACCGCGCCTCAGCGCCACCTGGGCCTGCGTCTGGAGCAGCGCGCGGGCACCGGCGTAGTGGCGCTCGGCGTGGTAGGTGTCCAGCAGACCGTCCGGTGCCCGGCCCTGGACTTCGGCGGCCAGCTTCCAGGCGAGGTTGACCGAATCCAGCATGCCCGCGTTGAGCGCCACCCCGGTGGCGGGCAGCAGGTGGGCCGCGTCGCCCGCGAGCAGCACGCGCCCATCGCGGTACCGCTCGGCCTGACGGGC
The genomic region above belongs to Amycolatopsis sp. YIM 10 and contains:
- a CDS encoding ATP-binding protein, whose amino-acid sequence is MTVETRLQQRRRAATTWPIRRWMTLLATITAALLAGVIVAGVVALENLETARVRLVDEIDPGLIGAQTLTSALLNQETGVRGYLLTGDRRFLAPYPQGLAEQARAVAQLRDAGARPGTVPGDDLDAVLARAGEWQRVADTWTAPGAPPVGAAQVEQSKAYFDGVREVLDIQRAHYNDARVDARDGLETTSGFLQSMLAVVAGLLIVLFAALYLGFRRAIARPVQKLAAEVRAVTEDDLHREVRAGGPRELVQLGADVEDMRRRIVAELAELKHARDELRRSNSDLEQFAYVASHDLQEPLRKVASFCQLLQRRYQGQLDERGDQYIEFAVDGARRMQALINDLLAFSRVGRKTGETAEVDSAKLVGQAMRNVESVAEEAGATITHGELPVVHGEATLLTGVFQNLLSNALKFRGEEPPEIRIEAERDGDDWVFSVTDNGIGIEAEYADRIFAIFQRLHPKSAYPGTGIGLAMCRKIVEYHGGRIWLDTEAPAGRTRFRFTLPVNPRTSAENTENTESEPS
- a CDS encoding response regulator, which codes for MSDSLAPIDILLVEDDPGDVLMTKEAFEHHKIRNSLHVVSDGVEALDFLRRDGEYADAPRPGLILLDLNLPKKDGRQVLAEIKAEPELRSIPVVVLTTSEAEEDILRSYDLHANAYVTKPVDFERFVEVVRQIDDFFVTVVKLPK
- a CDS encoding SDR family oxidoreductase; protein product: MTDSAGKVLVVLGAGPGLGMSMAHRFGREGFRVALVSRTDRRHEGYRASLTAAGIEARTYTADVNDAADLKRVLGEITGDLGGYDTVYFGPVSPDTLDVVPLTEAGADDLLTPVGGMLTAAATLVGEVLPGMVSRGDGALFFGGGLSGKIPMPMLGNLAPAAAALRMYVLTLAEALKESGVHAATLTIGGLIERGDIHRSFLDRNASLEGIGTLDPDDIADTAWSMYVDRDRTEADFGAPATSAA
- a CDS encoding TetR/AcrR family transcriptional regulator, with protein sequence MRRDAQLNREKLIDSARALFAERGLNVALEEVARRAGVSIGTLYNRFPTREDLCAAVFADRVDTVVRSAENALAMPDAWAGFTLFLEQMCLLQAADRGFNDLAARWLPQADPRRGYELMSELVARARREGALREDFTTEDLAFVTWSITRTIEATAAVNPELWRRHLAMICDGLRAEAAHPLPEPPLRPEQLAGIMRGEC
- a CDS encoding LysR family transcriptional regulator, whose product is MELQHLRYVLAVAETNSFTRGAERCFVAQSALSHQIARLERELGAKLFDRTSRRVRLTAAGAAFLPAARQCLDAADRAVAEVAAAIGEVRGRLTVGAIPTVAAVDIPVALREFHRRYPQVRVGLRSGASEELVEAVKEGSLEVAFLGLPTTARPQGVNSRELARDHLVAVTAPEHPLAEASEVDLRRLTEETFVDFPAGTAGRAQSDEAFAAAGLVREVAFEVTAADFMAKLIRQGLGVAMLPSAYAPQLTGVATVPVLGAPGRVEYLVWSRAGLSPAATAFLDALSTPRA
- a CDS encoding EamA family transporter, whose amino-acid sequence is MTASGTLPRIALTAFAPAVWGTTYVVTTELLPSGHPLFAGLMRALPAGLIALALTRTLPRGAWWWRAAALGVLNIGLFFPLLFTAAERLPGGVAATLGAGQPLVVALLAVGVLHQRPSAARFAWGLAGVAGVGLVVLGPAAGFDAVGVLAGLGGAFAMALGVTLTKRWGRPAGVGPTAFAGWQLTAGGLFLVPVTFAVEGAPPAIDLPAAAGYLWLGLVGGLLAYVLWFRGISLLPVTSVAVLGLLSPMVAALLGALVLGQELGPVQLAGFALALTAMVAGQLPHERGNQLGAKPIDQLTGQCLAADLAEPGGQRVPQ